A single region of the Jaculus jaculus isolate mJacJac1 chromosome 15, mJacJac1.mat.Y.cur, whole genome shotgun sequence genome encodes:
- the LOC101613637 gene encoding general transcription factor IIH subunit 5-like codes for MINILKGVLTECDPAMKPFLLYLDESSALGKKFIIQDIDDTHVFVIAELVNVLQERVGELMNQNAFSLTQKLKYQTLST; via the coding sequence ATGATCAACATCTTGAAAGGAGTGCTTACAGAATGCGACCCTGCCATGAAGCCATTCCTGCTGTACCTGGATGAGTCCAGCGCCCTGGGGAAGAAGTTCATCATTCAAGACATTGATGACACACACGTCTTTGTAATAGCAGAGCTGGTTAATGTCCTGCAGGAGCGAGTAGGGGAACTGATGAACCAAAATGCTTTCTCTCTTACCCAGAAATTAAAATACCAGACACTGAGTACCTAG